One stretch of Malus domestica chromosome 14, GDT2T_hap1 DNA includes these proteins:
- the LOC103409831 gene encoding probable calcium-binding protein CML46, with protein MEKAMSDGFGCSPDSLLALFLVILIILNWLLVLHFNSNLRYLFLCFLCDVMQIKPVIQRSCADENVCDHEPSEGVETNSKTTSHDQVPSVQAAEISYIHENVAGGDKNLCAGELGLVMEKLGTLSEGRLGSKEIADLFEEDPSLEEVKEAFRVFDENEDGFIDAGEVMKVLSVLGFVEVSEVECKRMIKAFDVDEDGRIDFDEFVKLMENSFC; from the coding sequence ATGGAGAAGGCGATGAGCGATGGGTTCGGATGCAGCCCCGATTCGCTTCTTGCACTTTTCTTAGTGATCCTAATCATTCTTAACTGGCTCCTTGTACTGCACTTCAACTCGAATTTACGCTACTTGTTTTTATGCTTCCTTTGCGATGTTATGCAGATTAAGCCCGTGATCCAAAGAAGTTGCGCTGACGAGAACGTATGTGATCACGAACCATCAGAAGGAGTTGAAACCAACTCTAAAACTACTAGTCATGACCAAGTCCCTTCAGTTCAGGCTGCGGAGATTAGTTACATTCACGAAAATGTTGCAGGTGGCGATAAGAATCTGTGTGCAGGAGAACTAGGACTAGTGATGGAGAAACTAGGAACATTAAGTGAGGGGAGACTCGGGTCGAAGGAGATTGCTGACTTGTTCGAGGAGGACCCGAGCTTGGAGGAAGTAAAAGAAGCTTTTCGCGTGTTTGATGAGAACGAGGACGGATTCATTGATGCAGGTGAGGTAATGAAGGTTCTCTCTGTATTGGGTTTCGTTGAAGTTTCGGAAGTGGAATGCAAACGGATGATCAAGGCATTTGATGTTGACGAAGATGGACGCATAGATTTCGATGAGTTTGTTAAACTCATGGAGAACAGCTTCTGCTGA
- the LOC139191490 gene encoding uncharacterized protein translates to MTTQPGTNWTLLEDVALCTSWVQVTHDSITGNEMQLREMWSLIHTNYLEKMGGQRTKESMSSRWKLLSQLFSTWRDALAQASGNLRSGENLTDQELQAQAWYGAKTKSKNKTFTRFECWNIVKDCPKFRVVHVGPEVFMNSTPLHSTPEHASHDHDEDDEEVPETPPVEQASGSTRFPIRPQGKKASKRKGNASKNDYAKYMEDLARQGELNLAREMAKFEADKAREDAKAAAFERKFEADERERELLRQEREHRREKRMAERDRDIMKEPLEGKSPDSKYFWKSEKADVVRRRCKRSESKRRWS, encoded by the exons atgactactcaaccaggtacgaattggacgcttcttgaagatgttgcgttgtgtactagttgggttcaagttactcatgattcgattacgggtaatgagatgcagttgcgagaaatgtggagtcttattcataccaattatcttgagaaaatgggtgggcaaagaactaaagaatcgatgtccagtcgttggaaattacttagtcaattgtttagtacgtggagagacgccttggcacaagctagtggtaatcttcgaagtggggaaaatttaacggatcag gaacttcaagcacaagcttggtatggtgccaaaaccaaaagcaaaaacaaaacattcacccggtttgaatgttggaatattgtcaaagattgtcctaaatttagAGTTGTGCATGTCGGTCCAGAAGTTTTCATGAACAGCACCCCTCTACACTCTACACCTGAGCATGCCTCGCATGatcatgatgaagatgatgaagaagtgcctgaaacgccccccgttgaacaagcgtcggggtcgacccgttttccaattaggcctcaaggtaagaaggcttcaaagagaaaaggtaatgcttccaagaatgattatgcaaagtatatggaagatcttgcccgccaaggtgaattgaatttggcccgggaaatggctaaatttgaggctgataaggctagagaggatgcaaaagctgcagcttttgagagaaaatttgaagctgatgagagagaaagagaactacttcggcaagaaagggaacatagaagagaaaaaagaatggctgaacgagatcgtgacattatgaaggagcctttagaagggaagtctccagactctaaatatttttggaagtcagAGAAAGCGGACGTGGTGCGAAGGaggtgcaagagaagcgagagcaagaggagatggtcctag